Below is a genomic region from Acidimicrobiales bacterium.
CCGCGCAGCTGACCGTCGCCGTCGCCCCGGCGACGATGCCGGACCTCGTCGAGCTCACGCTCGACGACGCGCAGGCCCGCATGGAGGACGTCGGCGCGACCGTCACGGTCGTGGAGGTGCTGGACGAGGGCCGGCCGGACGGGACCGTCGTCGCCCAGACGCCGGCGGCCGGCGAGCCGTTCGCGCCGCAGGTCGAGCTCCAGGTCGCCCGCCAGCCGGTGAGCGTCTTCCTCGCCGACCTCGACGCCGTCGAGGGCGGCTTCGCCGAGGTCCAGGCGAACGTCAACGGGGTCGACTACGTGCACAGCCTCGTCGAGCACGCCGACAGCGGTCCGGACCTCGCGGGCTACGACCTCGGCCGGCACTACACGCGGTTCCGGGCCATCGTCGGCCAGCGCGACGACTCCGACTCGGGCGTCGTCGTCCGCTTCGAGGTGTTCGCCGACGGGCGACCCGTCTACCAGCGGGACCTGGCGCTCGGCGAGCAGGACACCGTCGACCTCGACGTCACCGGTGTGCTCCGCCTCCAGCTCGTGGTCACCAAGCTCGGCGAGCACGACCTCCGGGACGCGTACGGCGTGTTCGCGGACGCTCGCGTCCTCGGCCTCCCGAGCGAGGTCCCGACGACGACGGGCGACTGAGCGGGGCGACCGGCGCCGCTACCCCAGGTCGGCGAGGCGGGTGGGGTCGGGGTGGCCCTCCCGGAAGAACAGCTCGATGGCGATGCCGTCGGGGT
It encodes:
- a CDS encoding PASTA domain-containing protein, with product PPPVRPGPAPGQARRRRRWPLVAAVLALLVAVPAAAVLAGDDEKGRGDGTASPAVGDTASSDTSETSPTSDTRAEPPTSGTSVPEAPVAMIDVRGMSLEEAEDALRDADIEFEVEEEVGGGQIGTVLEQRPAPGEDVVGPAQLTVAVAPATMPDLVELTLDDAQARMEDVGATVTVVEVLDEGRPDGTVVAQTPAAGEPFAPQVELQVARQPVSVFLADLDAVEGGFAEVQANVNGVDYVHSLVEHADSGPDLAGYDLGRHYTRFRAIVGQRDDSDSGVVVRFEVFADGRPVYQRDLALGEQDTVDLDVTGVLRLQLVVTKLGEHDLRDAYGVFADARVLGLPSEVPTTTGD